ACTTCCTGATGATGCCCACGATTTCGACAACGCTCTCGAAGTCTACATTGGCCAGCGGCTCGTCCAGAAACACCACATCGGGCTCTCCCACGAAGGCCTGCGCGAGGCTCAGTCTCTTCAGCATTCCCGAGGAGTAGCCATCTATCCGTCTGTCGAGGGCGTCCTCGATGCCGAAGAGCTTGGCGGCCTTTTCTGCATCCTCTGGATCCGTACCCCTGCTCCTCGCTATGAATTCCAGCCATTCCCGTCCCGTAGTCAGCTTCGGGAATCTTCCGGGGTCAAAGGCTACGCCAACGCTTTTCCTTGCCTCCGGATGCCTCCAGGGATCCTTTCCGAGGAGCTTCACAGTTCCTTTCGTTGGCT
Above is a genomic segment from Thermococcus sp. LS1 containing:
- a CDS encoding ABC transporter ATP-binding protein, translated to MSTIIEAKNLHKYFGPIRALRGVTVDIPEGLTLILGPNGGGKSTFMKVSLGLYKPTKGTVKLLGKDPWRHPEARKSVGVAFDPGRFPKLTTGREWLEFIARSRGTDPEDAEKAAKLFGIEDALDRRIDGYSSGMLKRLSLAQAFVGEPDVVFLDEPLANVDFESVVEIVGIIRKWKGKGRSFILISHIWGPFEGLADYAVVISGGKVYLEGPFKKIRNDIEDMFRPPGAT